The following coding sequences are from one Pseudonocardia sp. EC080619-01 window:
- a CDS encoding alpha/beta fold hydrolase — translation MTQAPGRTEQAPTRIELEEFFADPVFSGASLSPDGTRIAYLAPHLGRRNVWVRGIDEDHTDAVCVTHDSRRGITKYHWTDDPRWLLYEQDTDGNEDWHLYRVDLDAPDQPAVDLTPMDPGSRVVGVDPLESQPGNVLVGMNRNPLSVDLFRIEVATGETTLLLEQPEPRGNYLVDRDGAPVFHSLLTEDGTWEFSAVDPETHERRLLRRVSGPEHPLGVQPQLVTPDGSGLLLGSYQDSDDLRLVRVDRETGEETVVAAVEGHDLCTLGLMAPGVLPPTVFTSRRTGEVIAARFVGERPHIEVLDPHFAEVYAELEKLSDGVLGTLSSDESEQRWIATFVHDRDPAVTWLYDHSTGESRILFRPYPHLDPAALAPMEPVSFRARDGLPLHGYLTRPVGAGPERLPLVLLPHGGPWVHDTWGYSAEVQFLANRGYAVLQVNFRGSSGYGRRHITAAIGELAGAMHDDLIDATEWAVTQGWADPARLGIYGGSYGGYAALVGVTVTPDHFAAAVDYVGISDLANFMRTLPPFVRPYQVNAWYRYVGDPDVPEQEADMLARSPITMVDRIRTPLLVAQGANDARVVQAESDNIVASLRERGVPVEYLLAEDEGHGFANPENQIRFYRAMERHFAEHLGGDAGRRSSAIS, via the coding sequence ATGACCCAGGCACCCGGCCGGACCGAGCAGGCACCGACGCGGATCGAGCTCGAGGAGTTCTTCGCCGACCCGGTGTTCTCCGGCGCGTCCCTGTCCCCCGACGGCACCCGGATCGCCTACCTGGCCCCGCACCTCGGCCGGCGCAACGTCTGGGTCCGCGGCATCGACGAGGACCACACCGACGCCGTCTGCGTCACCCACGACTCCCGCCGCGGCATCACGAAGTACCACTGGACCGACGACCCGCGCTGGCTGCTCTACGAGCAGGACACCGACGGCAACGAGGACTGGCACCTCTACCGGGTCGATCTCGACGCTCCCGACCAGCCGGCCGTCGACCTCACCCCGATGGACCCGGGTTCGCGCGTGGTCGGCGTCGACCCGCTGGAGTCGCAGCCCGGGAACGTGCTGGTCGGCATGAACCGCAACCCCCTGTCGGTCGACCTGTTCCGGATCGAGGTCGCGACCGGCGAGACGACGCTGCTGCTCGAACAGCCCGAGCCCCGGGGCAACTACCTGGTGGACCGGGACGGCGCGCCCGTCTTCCACTCGTTGCTGACCGAGGACGGCACCTGGGAGTTCTCGGCGGTCGACCCCGAGACCCACGAACGACGCCTGCTGCGCCGCGTCAGCGGCCCCGAGCACCCGCTGGGCGTGCAGCCCCAGCTCGTCACACCGGACGGTTCCGGCCTGCTGCTGGGCTCCTACCAGGACTCCGACGACCTGCGGCTGGTGCGCGTCGACCGGGAGACCGGCGAGGAGACGGTCGTCGCCGCCGTCGAGGGCCACGACCTGTGCACCCTCGGGTTGATGGCTCCCGGCGTGCTGCCGCCGACCGTGTTCACCAGCCGCCGGACCGGCGAGGTGATCGCCGCCCGCTTCGTCGGCGAACGGCCGCACATCGAGGTCCTCGACCCGCACTTCGCGGAGGTCTACGCCGAGCTGGAGAAGCTGTCCGACGGCGTGCTGGGCACGCTCTCCTCGGACGAGTCGGAGCAGCGCTGGATCGCCACCTTCGTCCACGACCGCGACCCGGCGGTCACCTGGCTCTACGACCACTCCACCGGCGAGAGCAGGATCCTGTTCCGCCCCTACCCGCACCTGGACCCGGCCGCGCTCGCCCCGATGGAGCCGGTGAGCTTCCGGGCCCGGGACGGGCTACCGCTGCACGGCTACCTGACGCGGCCGGTCGGCGCCGGGCCCGAGCGCCTGCCGCTCGTGCTGCTCCCGCACGGCGGACCGTGGGTGCACGACACCTGGGGCTACAGCGCGGAGGTCCAGTTCCTGGCCAACCGCGGCTACGCGGTGCTGCAGGTCAACTTCCGCGGGTCCTCCGGCTACGGCAGGCGGCACATCACCGCGGCGATCGGCGAGCTCGCCGGCGCGATGCACGACGACCTCATCGACGCCACCGAGTGGGCCGTGACCCAGGGCTGGGCCGACCCGGCGCGGCTCGGCATCTACGGCGGGTCCTACGGCGGGTACGCCGCGCTCGTCGGCGTCACCGTGACACCGGACCACTTCGCCGCCGCCGTGGACTACGTCGGCATCTCCGACCTGGCGAACTTCATGCGGACGCTGCCGCCGTTCGTCCGGCCGTACCAGGTGAACGCCTGGTACCGGTATGTCGGCGACCCGGACGTCCCCGAGCAGGAGGCCGACATGCTGGCCCGCTCGCCGATCACCATGGTCGACCGGATCCGGACGCCGCTGCTGGTCGCCCAGGGCGCCAACGACGCCCGCGTCGTCCAGGCCGAGTCGGACAACATCGTCGCCTCGCTGCGCGAGCGCGGCGTCCCCGTGGAGTACCTGCTCGCCGAGGACGAGGGCCACGGGTTCGCCAACCCGGAGAACCAGATCCGGTTCTACCGGGCCATGGAGCGGCACTTCGCCGAGCACCTCGGCGGCGACGCCGGACGCAGGTCGTCCGCGATCTCCTGA
- a CDS encoding IS110 family transposase — translation MAQRPVIWIGIDVGKRTHHACAIDTDGKVVFSRKVSNDQAAIEALLARAAEAAQDVRWAIDLTCSYAALLQVVLTAADQQVVYVPGRVVDRMSGVFRGEAKTDARDAKVIAETARMRGADLTTVTATDETTAELARLVAHREDLMADWVRGVNRLRDLLGSIFPGLEAAFDYSTRSALVLVTGFQTPQALRDAGEAGVIEYLRAHRAWAPGIAAMAATAVEVAHAQTVALPSETRTAILVAGLARRLLELDREIKDTDKLITTVFRSHPDAAIIESLPGLGPILGAEFLTATHGGVGPELGGFTSPGRLASYAGLVPVPQDSGRISGNLRRPRRYNRRLRRVFYMAALSSLKVNGPSRAFYQRKRSERMLHTQALLALARRLVDVLWALLRDRRMFTITAPQPAIAA, via the coding sequence GTGGCGCAACGGCCAGTGATCTGGATCGGGATCGACGTCGGGAAGAGGACGCACCATGCGTGCGCGATCGATACCGACGGCAAGGTGGTGTTCTCCCGCAAGGTCAGCAACGACCAGGCCGCGATCGAGGCGTTGCTGGCCCGCGCTGCGGAAGCGGCCCAGGACGTGCGGTGGGCCATCGACCTGACCTGCAGCTATGCGGCGCTGCTGCAGGTGGTCCTCACCGCGGCCGACCAGCAGGTGGTCTATGTCCCCGGTCGGGTCGTCGACCGGATGAGCGGCGTGTTCCGGGGCGAGGCCAAGACCGACGCCCGTGACGCGAAGGTCATCGCCGAGACCGCCCGCATGCGCGGCGCCGACCTCACCACGGTCACCGCCACTGATGAGACCACTGCCGAACTGGCCCGGCTCGTGGCCCATCGCGAGGACCTGATGGCCGACTGGGTGCGCGGGGTCAACCGGCTGCGTGACCTGCTCGGGTCGATCTTTCCCGGTCTCGAGGCGGCATTCGACTATTCCACCCGCAGCGCTCTGGTGCTGGTCACCGGGTTCCAGACACCCCAGGCCCTCCGGGACGCCGGCGAGGCAGGGGTGATCGAGTACCTGCGTGCCCATCGGGCGTGGGCACCGGGTATTGCTGCGATGGCCGCCACCGCGGTCGAGGTCGCCCACGCCCAGACCGTGGCACTGCCCAGCGAGACGCGGACCGCGATCCTTGTTGCCGGCCTGGCCCGACGACTGCTGGAACTCGACCGGGAGATCAAGGACACCGACAAGCTGATCACCACCGTGTTCCGCTCCCACCCGGACGCGGCGATCATCGAGTCGCTGCCCGGTCTCGGACCCATCCTGGGCGCGGAGTTCCTCACCGCCACCCACGGCGGTGTCGGCCCTGAACTGGGCGGATTCACCTCTCCAGGGCGGCTGGCCTCCTACGCCGGACTCGTCCCGGTGCCCCAGGACTCCGGCCGGATCAGCGGGAACCTGCGTCGCCCACGACGCTACAACCGCCGCCTGCGGCGAGTGTTCTACATGGCCGCACTGTCCAGCCTCAAGGTCAATGGCCCGTCCCGGGCCTTCTACCAGCGCAAACGCAGCGAAAGAATGCTTCATACCCAGGCTCTGCTCGCCTTGGCCAGACGCCTGGTCGACGTCCTGTGGGCCCTGCTGCGTGACCGGAGGATGTTCACCATCACCGCACCACAACCCGCTATCGCGGCTTGA
- a CDS encoding TetR/AcrR family transcriptional regulator — protein sequence MPRTTATASGADASPAAHPDGRRARGDRRRTELIAATLRVVERDGAAGVTHRAVAREAEAPASLATYYFATLDDLLVAALTDVCRHYETVLESTLASGEDPLTGLARLLSESGTETGRGRALAERELSTLAARRPALRGLAHGWRRKVADIARTRTDDPTAVAALIAAADGLCASVLLADDLPDVDHLRGVLVHALGTGT from the coding sequence GTGCCGCGAACCACAGCGACCGCGTCGGGCGCCGACGCCTCTCCCGCCGCGCACCCGGACGGGCGGCGGGCCCGCGGCGATCGTCGTCGGACCGAGCTGATCGCGGCGACCCTGCGGGTGGTCGAGCGCGACGGCGCCGCCGGAGTCACGCACCGCGCCGTCGCCCGTGAGGCGGAGGCCCCGGCCAGCCTGGCCACCTACTACTTCGCCACTCTCGACGACCTCCTGGTCGCCGCACTGACCGACGTCTGTCGGCACTACGAGACCGTGCTGGAGTCCACTCTGGCCTCCGGCGAGGACCCGTTGACCGGGCTCGCCCGGCTGCTGTCCGAGTCGGGCACCGAGACCGGCCGCGGCCGCGCACTGGCCGAGCGCGAACTGTCGACGCTCGCTGCTCGCCGCCCCGCGCTGCGTGGCCTGGCCCATGGGTGGCGCAGGAAGGTCGCCGACATCGCCCGCACCCGCACCGACGACCCGACGGCCGTCGCGGCGCTCATCGCCGCTGCGGACGGTCTGTGTGCATCGGTCCTGCTCGCCGACGACCTTCCTGACGTCGACCACCTGCGGGGCGTCCTCGTTCACGCTCTCGGCACCGGGACCTGA
- a CDS encoding MFS transporter, with protein sequence MPSTDDDRAGVREWAGLGVLALPTVLLGLDITALYLAVPALSSDLRPSNVQALWIMDVYGFLIAGLLITMGTLGDRLGRRRLLLVGAGAFGLASVAAAFSTSASMLIAARAALGVAGATLMPSTLALIGNMFRDPRQRSLAIGIWATMFALGMALGPIAGGLLLERFWWGSVFLLALPVVAIVMIAAPLLLPEYRDPGAGRLDLPSVGVSLLAILPVVYAVKHGADAGLDTTTFVAATVGVVSAAVFVRRQLRLTDPLLDPGMFRAPAFSAALVVLLVALVGVGGAMLLVTRHLQVVEQLSPLTTGLWMGPAALAMFAAAITAPLLARRIRPAVIVSTTLGASAAGHLLLSRVEGPGNVGTVVVAFALVYLGLGAIAALGTDLVVGSAPAGRAGSAAAMSETVQELGIAVGVAVLGSLADSVHRATVLADPRAELLDAGTSSLAGAVAADLPPAALDAAREAQTAGLGVVGTVAGVAVAALAVIALVLLRGVGPIGAAGSGTTAGEPRRRTGRIDNL encoded by the coding sequence GTGCCGTCGACGGACGACGATCGGGCCGGGGTCCGTGAGTGGGCAGGGCTCGGCGTGCTGGCGCTGCCGACGGTCCTTCTCGGTCTCGACATCACCGCGCTCTACCTCGCGGTGCCGGCGCTGTCGTCGGATCTGCGCCCGAGCAACGTCCAGGCGTTGTGGATCATGGACGTGTACGGGTTCCTGATCGCGGGGCTGCTGATCACCATGGGGACGCTCGGTGACCGGCTCGGGCGCCGGCGTCTGCTCCTGGTGGGAGCGGGTGCGTTCGGCCTCGCGTCCGTCGCGGCAGCGTTCTCGACGTCGGCGTCGATGTTGATCGCTGCGCGTGCCGCGCTGGGGGTCGCCGGCGCGACGCTGATGCCGTCGACCCTGGCACTGATCGGGAACATGTTCCGGGACCCGCGACAGCGAAGTCTCGCCATCGGGATCTGGGCGACCATGTTCGCTCTCGGGATGGCACTGGGTCCGATCGCCGGTGGGCTCCTGCTGGAGCGCTTCTGGTGGGGATCGGTGTTCCTGCTGGCACTGCCGGTCGTCGCGATCGTGATGATCGCCGCACCCCTGCTGCTTCCCGAGTACCGCGATCCCGGTGCCGGGCGCCTCGACCTGCCGAGCGTCGGGGTCTCGCTGCTGGCGATACTGCCGGTGGTCTATGCCGTCAAGCACGGCGCCGATGCCGGCCTCGACACGACGACCTTCGTCGCGGCGACCGTGGGGGTGGTGTCCGCGGCCGTGTTCGTCCGCCGGCAGCTCAGGCTCACCGACCCGCTGCTGGATCCGGGCATGTTCCGCGCCCCGGCGTTCAGCGCGGCGCTGGTCGTGCTGCTGGTCGCGCTCGTCGGTGTCGGCGGTGCGATGTTGCTGGTCACCCGGCATCTGCAGGTGGTCGAGCAGCTCTCTCCGCTCACCACCGGGTTGTGGATGGGACCGGCCGCACTGGCGATGTTCGCGGCGGCGATCACCGCACCGCTGCTGGCACGCCGGATCCGGCCCGCCGTCATCGTCTCGACGACCCTCGGGGCCTCTGCGGCCGGCCATCTGTTGCTGAGCCGGGTCGAGGGCCCGGGCAACGTCGGGACCGTGGTGGTCGCGTTCGCGCTGGTCTACCTCGGACTCGGCGCGATCGCTGCGCTCGGCACCGATCTGGTCGTGGGGAGTGCTCCGGCCGGCAGGGCCGGCTCCGCCGCAGCCATGTCGGAGACGGTCCAGGAGCTGGGAATCGCAGTCGGCGTCGCCGTCCTCGGAAGTCTCGCCGACTCCGTCCACCGGGCCACCGTGCTCGCCGACCCCCGCGCCGAGCTGCTCGACGCCGGTACGTCGAGCCTCGCCGGAGCCGTCGCCGCCGACCTTCCACCGGCCGCACTCGATGCGGCCCGGGAGGCACAGACCGCCGGCCTGGGCGTCGTCGGAACGGTTGCCGGTGTCGCCGTCGCGGCTCTGGCGGTGATCGCCCTCGTCCTGCTGCGCGGCGTCGGCCCGATCGGGGCGGCCGGGTCCGGGACGACGGCCGGTGAGCCGCGGCGGCGTACCGGGCGGATCGATAACCTGTAG
- a CDS encoding DUF2795 domain-containing protein yields MRRDHGPENELGIPLEDPRVPVTRIEVLDFVGEAFDDDRPTRSALVTHAAAEGARPALLELLATLPDGRFDDPDALWAALPGVPVDLRDGRPGSRAGPADG; encoded by the coding sequence ATGCGGCGCGACCACGGTCCGGAGAACGAGCTCGGGATCCCCCTCGAGGATCCCCGGGTCCCGGTGACCCGGATCGAGGTCCTGGACTTCGTCGGGGAGGCGTTCGACGACGACCGGCCCACCCGGTCGGCACTCGTCACCCACGCCGCGGCCGAGGGTGCCCGGCCCGCTCTGCTCGAGCTGCTCGCCACCCTCCCCGACGGCCGGTTCGACGACCCGGACGCGTTGTGGGCGGCACTGCCCGGCGTCCCCGTCGATCTCCGGGACGGCCGGCCCGGCTCCCGCGCCGGCCCGGCGGACGGCTGA
- a CDS encoding thiamine pyrophosphate-binding protein produces the protein MSEKMTGGQLVVKMLESLGVRHVFGVVGGQTLAITDAIIDTPGIEMVHTRHENAAAVMADAYGRLTGTPAVAIATTGPGATNLLTGVGGAFRDSSPAIIVTCNNNGENIHKDDAQNADHVKIFEPFTKYSRLVAHASSIKQAMEEAYVVAMTGNPGPVHLDFARDTIENVVDAPPEVPATHPSRTWVGTRPVPAPAAVAEVAERVLAAERPVIWLGNGGNRARAADDVLALADSLNIPVITTFNGMGAVPTGHPLVFGALSRMGTALTSRVLAESDLVLALGNSLNAVSTRRWKTALPPVVQVDVDPTMIGRYYSETTTGVVGDLGAFCTSLVEATTGGAAAARESRAGWVTGLQQAEKDWWELSGSREPETPGTVSPAVVVRALREVTPPESVLIPDAGNPGVWSFLWEMPRPYRYIKPVGFGNMGFALPAAIASVADDPERPVLALIGDGSLGMSLGEIETLARVGGPVCLVVLNDSSYGNIRQEQELHFDGRTIGVDFGQVDFARVAEGMGVPGRRVTTVEELVDAVKSAFASGRPALVDVVLDRAANAWTYEAFLPHRAG, from the coding sequence ATGTCGGAGAAGATGACCGGCGGCCAGCTGGTCGTGAAGATGCTCGAGTCGCTGGGGGTCCGCCACGTCTTCGGCGTGGTCGGCGGGCAGACCCTGGCGATCACCGACGCGATCATCGACACCCCCGGCATCGAGATGGTCCACACCCGGCACGAGAACGCCGCCGCGGTGATGGCCGACGCCTACGGCCGGCTCACCGGCACCCCCGCCGTCGCGATCGCGACCACCGGACCCGGTGCGACGAACCTCCTCACCGGCGTCGGCGGCGCGTTCCGCGACTCCAGCCCGGCGATCATCGTCACCTGCAACAACAACGGCGAGAACATCCACAAGGACGACGCGCAGAACGCCGACCACGTCAAGATCTTCGAGCCCTTCACCAAGTACAGCCGGCTCGTCGCGCACGCCTCGTCGATCAAGCAGGCGATGGAGGAGGCCTACGTCGTCGCCATGACCGGCAACCCCGGCCCGGTGCACCTCGACTTCGCCCGCGACACCATCGAGAACGTCGTCGACGCCCCGCCCGAGGTGCCGGCGACCCACCCGTCCCGGACCTGGGTCGGCACCCGTCCGGTGCCGGCTCCGGCCGCGGTCGCCGAGGTCGCCGAACGGGTGCTCGCCGCGGAGCGCCCGGTGATCTGGCTCGGCAACGGCGGCAACCGCGCCAGGGCCGCCGACGACGTGCTGGCGCTGGCCGACTCTCTGAACATCCCGGTCATCACCACGTTCAACGGCATGGGGGCGGTCCCGACCGGCCACCCGCTGGTGTTCGGGGCGCTGTCCCGGATGGGCACCGCCCTCACCTCGCGGGTGCTCGCCGAGTCCGACCTGGTGCTGGCGCTGGGCAACAGCCTCAACGCCGTCTCCACCCGCCGCTGGAAGACCGCGCTGCCGCCGGTCGTCCAGGTCGACGTCGACCCGACGATGATCGGCCGCTACTACTCCGAGACGACCACCGGCGTCGTCGGTGACCTCGGCGCGTTCTGCACCTCGCTCGTCGAGGCCACCACCGGCGGTGCCGCCGCGGCACGGGAGTCGCGGGCCGGATGGGTGACCGGGCTGCAGCAGGCCGAGAAGGACTGGTGGGAGCTCTCGGGGTCCCGCGAGCCGGAGACCCCGGGCACGGTCTCGCCCGCGGTCGTCGTGCGTGCGCTGCGCGAGGTCACCCCGCCCGAGTCGGTCCTGATCCCGGACGCCGGCAACCCCGGTGTCTGGTCGTTCCTCTGGGAGATGCCCCGGCCGTACCGCTACATCAAGCCGGTCGGGTTCGGGAACATGGGTTTCGCTCTGCCCGCGGCGATCGCCTCGGTCGCCGACGACCCCGAGCGGCCTGTGCTCGCGCTGATCGGTGACGGCTCGCTGGGCATGAGCCTCGGTGAGATCGAGACGCTGGCCCGGGTCGGCGGCCCCGTGTGCCTCGTGGTGCTCAACGACTCCAGCTACGGCAACATCCGCCAGGAGCAGGAGCTCCACTTCGACGGCCGCACCATCGGCGTCGACTTCGGCCAGGTCGACTTCGCCCGGGTCGCCGAGGGGATGGGCGTGCCCGGCCGCCGGGTGACGACCGTCGAGGAGCTCGTCGACGCGGTGAAGTCGGCCTTCGCGAGCGGGCGGCCCGCGCTGGTCGACGTCGTCCTCGACCGCGCCGCCAACGCCTGGACCTACGAGGCCTTCCTGCCCCATCGGGCAGGCTGA
- a CDS encoding penicillin acylase family protein, with amino-acid sequence MATVPSESRPVAGLHGDVEVVLDRWGVPHVYATDRHDAYLAQGFQAARDRLFQIDLWRRRGLGRLSEVFGPRFLAQDRATRLFLYRGDMRAEWLAYGTGTRDVVTAFVTGVNAYVEWASQDPGERLPPEFAALGHRPARWEPEDVVRIRTHGLLYNAEQELARALTVRDLGAAAEELRSIREPHTELGVPDPAALQHLDDSVLDVYRLAFAPADLAGLPGAGAAVAPSGSNNWVVSPQRSATGRPVLANDPHRAVTVPSLRYLTHLEAPGMSVIGAGEPNLPGVSIGHNGRVAFGLTIWPVDHEDLYVYELHPDDDTRYRHRGGWEAFTVVEERTAVAGGGEEVLRLTFSRHGPVVHLDTGARTAVAVRAVWLEPGMAPYLASLEYQDADDVDTFRRALRRWGAPGVNQVFADAGGDIGWQGCGLVPRRPGWDGALPVPGDGSFEWDGFARLEELPGVRNPDSGWFTTSNEENLPDGVGDRTPTVTTDWYSDARHERLTGWLGGDAPVDVTSSIRMQGDAANLHGRRLLDLLAPLTGMPRHAGEWAALQEWDGIESTGSRAALVFQVWVRRHLRPWLADRCLERLGVDAERAKAARHRLLRADTLFSDLRPDLRMLGMFDLSDPGDAATLRDGIDETLDAALADIATLLGPDRDGWTWGALHRTDLRHAVFAHDPGAPDDWRSLPPVPRAGSGDTVGLAGHDDSFNAVMGSSFRIAVDVGEWDSTLVLNSPGQSGDPRSAHYADQLDLWAAGEAFPLAYSRDAVEEVAESRLRLTPVADLRPAD; translated from the coding sequence GTGGCGACCGTCCCGTCCGAGTCCCGCCCCGTCGCGGGCCTGCACGGCGACGTCGAGGTGGTCCTCGACCGCTGGGGGGTCCCGCACGTCTACGCCACGGACCGGCACGACGCCTACCTGGCCCAGGGCTTCCAGGCGGCCCGCGACCGGCTCTTCCAGATCGACCTGTGGCGGCGCCGCGGGCTGGGCAGGCTGTCGGAGGTCTTCGGTCCCCGTTTCCTCGCGCAGGACCGGGCGACCCGGTTGTTCCTGTACCGGGGGGACATGCGGGCCGAGTGGCTCGCCTACGGCACCGGCACCCGTGACGTCGTCACCGCGTTCGTCACCGGCGTCAACGCCTACGTGGAGTGGGCGTCGCAGGATCCCGGGGAGCGGCTGCCGCCGGAGTTCGCCGCGCTCGGTCACCGGCCGGCGCGCTGGGAGCCCGAGGACGTCGTCCGGATCCGCACGCACGGCCTGCTCTACAACGCCGAGCAGGAGCTGGCCCGGGCCCTCACGGTCCGCGACCTCGGTGCCGCGGCCGAGGAGCTCCGCTCGATCCGCGAGCCGCACACCGAACTCGGCGTGCCCGATCCCGCGGCGCTGCAGCACCTCGACGACTCCGTGCTCGACGTGTACCGGCTCGCCTTCGCCCCCGCCGACCTCGCCGGCCTTCCCGGCGCCGGCGCGGCCGTCGCACCGTCCGGCAGCAACAACTGGGTCGTGTCGCCGCAGCGGTCGGCCACCGGGCGTCCGGTGCTGGCCAACGACCCGCACCGCGCGGTCACGGTCCCGTCACTGCGCTACCTGACCCACCTCGAGGCGCCGGGGATGAGCGTCATCGGTGCGGGGGAGCCGAACCTGCCGGGTGTCTCCATCGGACACAACGGGCGGGTGGCGTTCGGGCTGACGATCTGGCCGGTCGACCACGAGGACCTGTACGTCTACGAACTCCACCCCGACGACGACACCCGCTACCGCCACCGCGGCGGGTGGGAGGCGTTCACCGTCGTCGAGGAGCGCACGGCCGTCGCCGGCGGCGGGGAGGAGGTCCTGCGGCTGACCTTCTCGCGGCACGGCCCGGTCGTCCACCTCGACACCGGTGCACGGACGGCCGTGGCCGTGCGCGCCGTCTGGCTCGAGCCGGGCATGGCCCCCTACCTGGCCAGCCTCGAGTACCAGGACGCCGACGACGTCGACACCTTCCGTCGTGCGCTGCGGCGGTGGGGCGCGCCGGGCGTCAACCAGGTGTTCGCCGACGCCGGCGGGGACATCGGCTGGCAGGGCTGCGGTCTCGTGCCGCGCCGGCCCGGGTGGGACGGCGCGCTCCCGGTGCCGGGGGACGGGAGCTTCGAGTGGGACGGGTTCGCCAGGCTCGAGGAGCTGCCCGGGGTGCGCAACCCGGACTCGGGCTGGTTCACGACGTCGAACGAGGAGAACCTCCCGGACGGCGTCGGCGACCGGACGCCGACGGTCACCACGGACTGGTACTCCGACGCGCGGCACGAGCGTCTCACCGGCTGGCTCGGCGGCGACGCCCCGGTCGACGTCACCTCGAGCATCCGGATGCAGGGCGATGCCGCGAACCTGCACGGACGGCGGCTGCTCGACCTGCTCGCCCCGCTCACCGGGATGCCGCGGCACGCCGGCGAGTGGGCGGCGCTGCAGGAGTGGGACGGCATCGAGTCGACCGGCAGCCGGGCGGCACTGGTCTTCCAGGTGTGGGTGCGCCGTCACCTGCGGCCGTGGCTGGCCGACCGTTGCCTGGAGCGGCTCGGCGTCGACGCGGAACGGGCGAAGGCCGCACGTCACCGGCTGCTCCGCGCCGACACGCTGTTCTCCGACCTCCGGCCGGACCTGCGGATGCTCGGCATGTTCGACCTGTCCGACCCCGGCGACGCCGCGACCCTGCGCGACGGGATCGACGAGACGCTCGACGCCGCGCTCGCCGACATCGCGACCCTGCTCGGGCCCGACCGCGACGGGTGGACGTGGGGAGCGCTGCACCGCACCGATCTACGGCACGCGGTGTTCGCCCACGACCCCGGAGCTCCGGACGACTGGCGGTCGCTGCCACCGGTGCCCCGCGCCGGCAGCGGGGACACGGTCGGCCTGGCCGGGCACGACGACTCCTTCAACGCGGTGATGGGGAGCAGCTTCCGCATCGCCGTCGACGTCGGGGAGTGGGACTCGACCCTGGTCCTGAACTCACCCGGGCAGTCCGGCGACCCGAGATCGGCGCACTACGCCGACCAGCTCGACCTCTGGGCGGCGGGTGAGGCCTTCCCGCTGGCCTACAGCCGCGACGCGGTCGAGGAGGTCGCGGAGAGCAGGCTCCGGTTGACACCGGTGGCGGACCTCCGGCCCGCGGACTGA
- a CDS encoding G1 family glutamic endopeptidase — protein MRTDRTPAGAERRRGALLVALAVVAVVFTPVPAHAEGARQDGPAGPPFSVDGGNWSGYVVTGSGFRSVSARWTVPDVACTAGATPFAPWVGIDGYGSSTVQQTGVATTCVGGEPVHRAWFEIAPAPAVYHSMTVRTGDEIAAEVVRSGDAYTMTIRNLTRGDSRSVVRTHAGANVSAEVVLEAQQGAFPRFGSVRFTGATVDGESMGARSATAIDATDGKGFMTATGRMSGDAFTIRQLRG, from the coding sequence ATGCGGACAGACCGGACCCCCGCCGGAGCGGAGCGGAGGAGAGGTGCGCTGCTGGTGGCGCTCGCCGTCGTCGCGGTGGTGTTCACACCGGTCCCGGCGCACGCCGAGGGGGCGCGACAGGACGGACCGGCCGGACCGCCGTTCTCCGTGGACGGTGGGAACTGGTCGGGCTACGTCGTGACGGGCTCCGGGTTCCGGTCGGTGTCGGCGCGGTGGACCGTGCCGGACGTCGCGTGCACGGCCGGTGCCACGCCGTTCGCACCCTGGGTCGGGATCGACGGCTACGGCAGCAGCACCGTCCAGCAGACCGGTGTCGCGACGACCTGCGTCGGCGGCGAGCCGGTCCACCGTGCGTGGTTCGAGATCGCGCCCGCCCCGGCGGTGTACCACTCGATGACCGTCCGGACCGGGGACGAGATCGCGGCCGAGGTGGTCCGCAGCGGCGACGCGTACACGATGACGATCCGGAACCTCACCCGTGGCGACAGCCGCAGCGTGGTCAGGACGCACGCCGGGGCGAACGTCTCGGCCGAGGTCGTGCTGGAGGCGCAGCAGGGCGCGTTCCCGAGGTTCGGGTCGGTGCGGTTCACCGGGGCGACGGTCGACGGGGAGTCGATGGGTGCGCGGTCGGCGACGGCGATCGACGCGACCGACGGGAAGGGCTTCATGACCGCGACGGGCCGGATGTCCGGGGACGCCTTCACGATCCGACAGCTCCGGGGGTAG